The following proteins are co-located in the Takifugu flavidus isolate HTHZ2018 chromosome 16, ASM371156v2, whole genome shotgun sequence genome:
- the ldlrap1b gene encoding low density lipoprotein receptor adapter protein 1b isoform X2 has product MDALKSAGRAIIRSPSIAKQSWAAGRHKKLPENWTDTRETLVEGMVFQLKYLGVTMVEQPKGEELSAAAVKRIVATAKASGKKLQKVTLKVSPRGIILYDSASNQLMENVSIYRISYCTADKMHDKVFAYIVQSQHNETLECHAFLCPKKKTAQAVTLTVAQAFRVAFEFWQAAKEEKRVKPAPDGGGAADSPPDTSASLGLLEEGEVATGNLLDLAEGAPTVLVHSGKTQKTPDPFTAHNHATENNNTVWEMEDGLDEAFSSHSLDSFESYSDSLSLAPTPRSWTLG; this is encoded by the exons AGCTTCCAGAGAACTGGACAGACACGAGGGAGACTCTGGTGGAGGGGATGGTGTTCCAGCTGAAGTATCTAGGGGTCACGATGGTTGAGCAGCCCAAAGGGGAGGAGCTCTCTGCAGCCGCTGTCAAGAGAATAGTGGCCACG GCCAAGGCCAGCGGGAAAAAACTCCAGAAGGTCACGTTAAAGGTGTCCCCACGAGGAATCATCCTTTACGATAGTGCCTCCAACCAGCTAATGGAAAATGTCTCCATATACAG AATATCGTATTGCACTGCGGACAAGATGCACGACAAAGTCTTTGCTTACATCGTGCAGAGCCAACACAACGAGACTCTGGAGTGTCACGCCTTCCTCTGCCCTAAAAAGAAAACG GCCCAGGCGGTGACCTTGACGGTGGCCCAGGCCTTTAGAGTGGCGTTTGAATTCTGGCAGGCTGCGAAGGAAG AGAAACGAGTGAAACCGGCgccagacggaggaggagccgcCGACTCTCCGCCGGACACGTCGGCCAGCCTGGGCCttctggaggaaggag AGGTAGCCACGGGAAACCTTTTAGACCTGGCGGAGGGAGCTCCTACGGTGCTGGTCCACTCAGGAAAAACGCAGAAGACACCTGATCCTTTTACGGCTCACAACCATGCAACCGAGAACAACAACACCGTCTGG GAGATGGAGGACGGGCTGGACGAGGCTTTCTCGAG CCACAGTCTGGATAGCTTTGAGTCCTACTCAG ACTCGCTGAGTCTCGCACCAACCCCCAGGTCCTGGACATTGGGGTGA
- the ldlrap1b gene encoding low density lipoprotein receptor adapter protein 1b isoform X1 yields the protein MDALKSAGRAIIRSPSIAKQSWAAGRHKKLPENWTDTRETLVEGMVFQLKYLGVTMVEQPKGEELSAAAVKRIVATAKASGKKLQKVTLKVSPRGIILYDSASNQLMENVSIYRISYCTADKMHDKVFAYIVQSQHNETLECHAFLCPKKKTAQAVTLTVAQAFRVAFEFWQAAKEEKRVKPAPDGGGAADSPPDTSASLGLLEEGEVATGNLLDLAEGAPTVLVHSGKTQKTPDPFTAHNHATENNNTVWEMEDGLDEAFSRLAESRTNPQVLDIGVNPQDINAEECLSPGKWDQDDTDFTAQKDTFGF from the exons AGCTTCCAGAGAACTGGACAGACACGAGGGAGACTCTGGTGGAGGGGATGGTGTTCCAGCTGAAGTATCTAGGGGTCACGATGGTTGAGCAGCCCAAAGGGGAGGAGCTCTCTGCAGCCGCTGTCAAGAGAATAGTGGCCACG GCCAAGGCCAGCGGGAAAAAACTCCAGAAGGTCACGTTAAAGGTGTCCCCACGAGGAATCATCCTTTACGATAGTGCCTCCAACCAGCTAATGGAAAATGTCTCCATATACAG AATATCGTATTGCACTGCGGACAAGATGCACGACAAAGTCTTTGCTTACATCGTGCAGAGCCAACACAACGAGACTCTGGAGTGTCACGCCTTCCTCTGCCCTAAAAAGAAAACG GCCCAGGCGGTGACCTTGACGGTGGCCCAGGCCTTTAGAGTGGCGTTTGAATTCTGGCAGGCTGCGAAGGAAG AGAAACGAGTGAAACCGGCgccagacggaggaggagccgcCGACTCTCCGCCGGACACGTCGGCCAGCCTGGGCCttctggaggaaggag AGGTAGCCACGGGAAACCTTTTAGACCTGGCGGAGGGAGCTCCTACGGTGCTGGTCCACTCAGGAAAAACGCAGAAGACACCTGATCCTTTTACGGCTCACAACCATGCAACCGAGAACAACAACACCGTCTGG GAGATGGAGGACGGGCTGGACGAGGCTTTCTCGAG ACTCGCTGAGTCTCGCACCAACCCCCAGGTCCTGGACATTGGGGTGAACCCTCAGGACATCAACGCTGAAGAGTGCCTGTCCCCGGGCAAATGGGACCAAGACGACACGGACTTCACTGCACAAAAAGACACTTTTGGATTCTAA